In Lolium rigidum isolate FL_2022 chromosome 3, APGP_CSIRO_Lrig_0.1, whole genome shotgun sequence, the genomic window gaaggccaataaccatgccaccgcacccggagatgaaccactatgttgcatacctggactttatgatgtacaagacccgcaaggagttggacaacacctgcgcctttcgccaagcacattacccatgaagacgaagaacctacccttccggatgaagagtagtatcactagaacacctgcgtaggtgtgagtttgtatctgtccccttgtatcgtagaacgaatgaatggttcttaaaaccaacggtgtgttagctttgtaatatgtgatgtttggtatgaatgaaaaagtgttgttggtttttaccccctcaacactactcaagttttcaagttttgaacttttcaaacttaaaccaaacaaaccatagaaatttcccacttatcttatgatctacctcaaaattttcagatggcccctccaacccgcagcaccaaccaagatgcaatgctgcagatgctaCAGATGATGATGACAGACCGAAaagtcgaaagagctgagcgACAAGCCAACCTTGTCGTACTGCAACAGCTATCCCAgaacaaccaaggacatggacacagctgaagaattttcagaacactaacccacccatgttcagcaagaccgaagatcccctagatgcagatgactggctccaaacaatggagaacaacctggaagttgcaggagtagaagctgcagagaaagtactgttcgccacccactacctgtcaggacctgccaaagcctggtggacaagtgcccacgCAATAAATGctggacaaatgatgacctggaagatttcaaactcaagttcagaaaataccatgtgccccagggTTTGATTaataagatgagagacgagttcagggaacttaaacaaggaaggatgtccgtggtggaataccatgacaggtttctcactctatctaggtacgccccggatgagaccgacaccaacgagaagagaaaggaaaaatttctgaatggactgcacgatgagatgcagacggtgttagtgaacatcccgtttgctgacttggaagcccttgtggactctgccatccagatggaagggaagctgcaccaagccaacgagaaccgcaagcgcagaatgatgcaccagaatggacccaacaatgCACAGAAATACCGCAACAATTTatctggaggatttgccccaagacacaacaagccacctgctcagacataccgcccaagctacaccaacaacaatggaggacccccgaagcccggaggcaacaacaacaacaacaaccacaacagcaacaacaaccaccacaacaacagcaaccacaaccagaatggtaacaacaacaacaccaatactgccccaaggactggaagcaacgctgtccccgtcaccccaaaggacaagtcaactgtgacttgttatgaatgtggaactgtgggtcactactccaatgagtgccccaagaaactgGCGAAGACAGCCCCCACCaccactgcacctgcccagcaacagcgccgcttcgcagctagaaggaactccaacaaccgcaacggccgtctctaccacatgagtgccacagaagcccaggaagcaccccaagCCATGCAGAGTATGTTTTACTGTTAACCCatctgcccaatctctcttaggaacctaacttttcttaaatctcgggacgagattttgtttaagggggaagggtttgtaacatcccaattttttttaaaacaaataAGAAAATGGATTTCACGTATTTTaaaaattggagccaacaaaaaattTGGATTACTTTCTCTTATGTGCATAGTGTCCATACATGTGTGTGGAGTTTTTAACCTACATGTTTGATTGAAGTATTAAACAAgttcaaaaccctaaaaccctacccttttcaaaacccaagaggaacaaataaaaagaaaataaaataaaaggtgagacatatgtgggcttatggccatttctacaaataatggcctatgccctatttaccTTACCTAAATGGTTGAAACCATTACTAAACCCAACCTAACCCTAAATGAACCCAAATGAATACTttttggatcaaagagaaaccaaaataaaagaaaaataaaaataacaccacatatgaggctatggccatatttgcaaatctttaacctaggccattttgaattgtttcaatggtttggaaatgttactaaactaataagaatcacttttgaatcaaataaatgcaaatcaaatcaaaagaaaattcaaaactatGCAACATACGATAATGGTCACATTTGGTTTTTatatcagggtacccactttgagcccttgtattatgAAACTTTTAAACTAAACTCTctcaaatctttgcacctcataTAAGACCTCATCAAGTTGAACACTTTTGATGCTGACCACCTTGACTAATTCCTTTTCAATTACTTAATATAAGGATGCAAAGTGGCAATGTTGAATCAGATTTAAGATCACCCCACATTTGGATTTTCACAAAAACCACTCCaatttgcaaaccaacaccaccacaaggtgccaaacattatttgagaCACACCCATAAAATTTTGtgccaaaattcaaaaataattctcatgcggccatttcatcaaacacttggcaggcatcaatctgatttactcacacatgcttATATCCATTGGGTATTGGCCTAAACCAGTGCTCAAGTGTGATGATTATTATCCTTGTACCTCCTCTGAATGAAGCATGCATTGCAGCAATGATAAAAGTGGAGAAATGATCAAGACTTgtccatgccgtgcaccatgatCACCACCCTGCCAACCCTCACCCTggtcctcccctctctctcccaccatgTCAACTATGCTTGTCTCACTCCCCTGGCTTTACTGGCGCAAGCCCTGGCCCAGGAGAGCAAGCCAACGCCGGGAACACGACGCGCCCACGGCGACAGGACGCGCCAGAACGCGCACGGTGACGCTCTGGACGCGACAGAACACATGCCCGCCCTTGTCACCCTGACCTCCTCTCGCCCCCTTTCTTTCTCCTACACGATCACCAGGACCACGGCTACCTCGTAGACACGCTCGATTGCCCACGCAcgccctgtcgccgtcgccatggatGACGCCCGTCCACCACAGTACCCTGGAACGCGAGGACGATGAGGACGCCCCCGTCCCTCTCCTGCTGCGCCATGATGCGCTTTAGGACCGCCTCGATGTCGCCTACAGGACGCAACCACCCCGCTGACCTCTAGCGCCCTCTAGCCCCGTCGTCACCACTCACATGCCCGCGCCCCCTCGGCCACCCCTCGCCGCAATAAAAGGAGGCATTCCCTGGACGAATTCCTCACACCATTAGCTTCTCCTCTCCCTCCTGAGCATCCCTGACTTCCTCCTCTCTCCGATTACACCCTCAGTCGCCGGAATTTGGTCGGAGTTGCTGCGGCAGTAGCTGGAGGGAGAAGGCAATTtcgtccacctcagcaccacctgtGACCCTCCATcgactcgccgtcgtctccgCCGCCGTTTacccgcctcgccgacctcgcTGGACGCCGGTAAGCCTCCCATCGCGACCCCGCTGCCCGCCAGTAGGGTTTGGTCTCCGGCGAGCCCTGTCGAGGAAGGTGACGACCTGCAGCCGTTAGATCACCTTTTAATCCAACGGCTCACCTCGCTGCATACCGCTTCGCTATTTAAAACCCACTGATGCCTGGGACCcagtgtcaggcggcccgcgtgtgcgagacacactgctgggccggcccaactctttttCTCCCTCTCGCCCAGTcattttcccgcgcgagcccatgtgtttgaatttggtttaaatagtttatttcaaattcaatactggtgctttgctagaaattgaataacttcaaatctactgagctaaatttgatgaatttaataTTGTTGGAAACCCTATGAAATTATCTATCAaaccccactggtttcaaaccctagttcattataGATCAcctgcaataaaaataacaaggcagtaacttttcaaaattaaaacatttttataaaatcaaccatgaatTATTTTGAGACGATTCcaactcaaaaatcacatttcatattgtctatcggaatatgtaaaaatatgacatggttgtttcaaatgatcatgggctagattcaaataatggctatgtagtcatttctagctcattttaattagttcaaaaatggtatttaaattctatgagatgtagcatctcatttgaATCATTCTTTTACGTAATTCAATGTGAGCTGATGACACTAGTTctcatgaccccatatgttagtacttgagaatattaaatccttTTCTAAAATAGTAATGATTAAATGGCATGAGATattttatctcatttaaatcatttcccaaatggtaaatatgaagtgttgactttggtcaacatgatctcttaCTTATTATTTgtggatattaaatcttagtaatgttcaatgagaggaaattattcctcaaaggaaataaatagaaaccctaatgaatatttcaatgagaggaaattacttttcaaagGAAATAAAAGTAAAACCCTAGTATGGATGCTTGTGATGataatagatcatcttgtgtggaAAATAGAATAATTAAGAATTGTGTGGTGGTTAtgtacctcgtattcatttatagacgctagtaccgagtgctacgaggaagaagaagtctacgaagaagaagaaggaaaccttgatcactacaccaatcaaggcaagctatattattgcaagctattaccaagatACCCTActacaaagctctactagagcaaggcaccattgcaatattattttgtgtttaaggatccaatcccaagtttttatcttgcaagctttactttggtttatcaaagtttattttgttcATAGTTCACTTTGGTCTAGATATGAAGTATTACAAGAGTCTCAAAGTTAGCTTAGAGAACTACacgttagttagcacccctcatggctaGTTGCTAGtggtaaactaaaattgactactctagatgggaaacatgtgaatcacatgactttgaaaaccttggaatgatgattcattctattgaaagatttttgaaggtgaatatgacttgtgaatgacatggtgaattttacaaaaactgatggttgggttcggatgcgataccattccaatttgaaagtacccccacaatacctgatcatgggtagggcttaactggaaatttatgtgctttagtatgggttccctctaaacaagcgtcataggggttatgccgaggctgcctccgttgaaagttaaatgacgtgaaatgaggtgaatgtcctacccaagccctgtgcagttcccaggttggcggTTTGCCTTCACTGGGAGgacaaactcatggggagaggtgcctatactagggtatgtaagtgaaaggttatggttgatgatccgcatactgagtatgactattcagggctatccctgacggatgtaatcaaaagttgtggcacaagtgtacaacctctgcagagtgtaaacctattcgaatagccgtgtccacgattatggacggttggaaaggccatactgttccgtcatcataaCTTTTCAAGAATGTTACATATGActagtgaatggtgacttgaatttgaatggtgaatttgacttgaatcacaacagagttgtggaaatgacatcaatgttcccacttgagttaagttaggcaaatgcagagtcttttactactaagtgcttatgaaataaatatgcaaatgaacctagagtttagaacccccttactatagttgatagtgcttacactagtattagtttgcgagtactttaaagtactcatggctgtgtccctggctattcaaatggccagactatgaagaggagaatcagtaccatgaagatggacagcatgacgtctatgataactaggactactcctgacgtcaacaattgcctgtgaaacagatggaccgctactacgtttctttcgttgcatgttttgtaattgatcattagatcaacctaTTTTGtaagattggatcatgtgatcccttgtaagacgattatgctttgtagtgaatgatgttctgtgatatcaatctattatgtctcgcaaaaacaatattcctgggattgcgatgtatgacataataggcatctggacttaaaaatccgggtgttgacaaaggcCGGTGCCGTCTATCACGTGGGCGTCGGTGCTTCCCGGGCGGCAGGTCAGGCGACGAGTTCAGGTCGACGGGGAAGGGAAAGGCGCCGCTGCCCCTCGGCGCCGAATCCGGCGAGAACGGGGAGTTGGGGTCGAAGGTCATGTCGTTGTACGCGTACTCGGGGGAAGTTCGGGCTGGCCGCTACCCAAGCCGAGGCACACTTCCACAGCACGCTAGCTGCTTTCGCGGCTTCAAGAGCTGCGAGGCGGCGCCTCCTGCGGTCGGCCGTCGCAAAGGAGCAACGGCGTTTCtcgtcctcccactcctcttgcgACATGTCTTCTCCTTCGGTGCGacggtgcgcggcttcggcggcgccttCATCGGCGCTTTCGCTGCCTTCGCTAGAGcctttctcttcggtggcatggcggaggcgagggtttttcgggttggaggctggatgggagatggagtgGCGGGCAGGAGAAATGAGTGGcggaggggacggggttttggTCGAAAAGATGTATACTTTTAAGATGTGtgactgacaggcggctcccacgcccaaatatttcgtctcgcgaggcgccggcgcgcccgattcgccccttcgcgaaggggccggcacgaggttgccggcgcttctattaggCTCGAAAAAGCACCGGTGCTATTTGgagcgcgccggtgtgagcccattttcgctgccgCCCCCAAAACTCTATCAAGATCGCTATGGGGCGctctagtggagatgctcttatactccTAACACATTTTGTCACCCTTCCTAATTATTGCCAATTGGTGAGTATGCAACAAATCACGTGAGTGCCCTTTATATGTACGACGAGTAAGAAAATATATTACAAACTTTCCTACTCCCTTCGACCGATATTGTTGCTTGTCGTGAAATGTGTGTAGATACATGCGAATCAACGACAAGTACTATGGGTATGGGTTAGAGGGAGCAGTAGTTTGTtgtaagggcatcttcagcggcgcgacgTTTTaaacgcgagcgtccgtttgcgtcgcgctgcggacgctAGAATGACCGTTTTTGttcacgcgtccgtttgcgtctgggggctgctccagcggggcgacgcatttatttattttttctttttaaacATAGCTCCAAatatagttccaaatattacatattaaaacatgattttacacaaactaacacatagtttggaacatggtttacacaaactaacacatagtttgaaccatggtccacacaaatataatttttttataaaaagaaaccaattgtgttgatttccgtatgttcgctgccaagaaagaacatttcgagggcacacccaatcacccaaactgtaaaatccagcgggaggagacggtgcccttgttagttctaccgaggaagaacagacagagacctccactactggcttcgtctggcctatagccagattcgctgcaaagaaagaacactcgacgttctaactatcggtgtccgagccggattcgccggtgtggtagtgcctgcggcaggctgtgtcgtcgaacaccttgacgatcatctcgccgtccccctcgtagaggaaggtgagctggcagccgggctcgagcgcgaggtcacgggcgaacttgtcccaccccgtgtgcaggtacatcttgccctgcccgtcgaacaagacctccacggaccagcggcagaagttgcagctggcctcccgtagctgcaactgcgccggctcgacgccgtcgacgaactcgacgaacttgtccgggagccgcttgatggcgagtgggtcgtcgtcgatgcggaggaggaactcgaagcagcgctcgtcctgcgaggacgaggagggcgcaggcgacggcgagcgtggggccgtagctgctccaccacggcggcccctgcctcggccacgggggcgcccagggccgcggcctcgactgcctcgccggccaccaggaccggccatggacttcctcgcgggcctggctacgtcgcaggaacacctaggcggcgctacggtcgagctttgtggcggctagggtttcgttggaggagtggatgaggaagaagaacgcgtgccccctttatataggccggcggcatgcggtggccgcgggatgcgtggcgtcgccattaacgtggttggcggaggtgggcggccgctcggcagccgaggcatcgccattaacgtggcgcagactgccgaagcggcgCCAGttgctggcgcgtttgagaagacgcatcgacgcaggatcGCTGCTAGgcaggcccgacgaaacgtccgccagacgcgagcggacactttccgcgtccgccgagTGTCCGCcaaagacgcatccgaggcgcatatttgggtcaggtttgcgtctccacggacggcccggtcattttgcttcgccccgctggaggtggtgccagacgcattttcggtcatgacggacgaaaacggtcgctgagcgaccgtttgggtcgcgccgctggagatgccctaacaaaaCAACTCTTATCCCTGTGAGAGAATGCAAAGGTCATGGTACCTTTTTTTGCACATAGAAGGTGGTATTCCATTAAAGTGACACGTGACGGGTACAATTTGCAAACAGGCCCTTTACAACACTCGCCCTGGAGAACCTAgtatttgaagataaggcctgTAAAGTTACAAAACACACCCCAGAACAAAATATAAAAAAGCAATCCAGTCCTGGAGCTtcaccgtcgctgctcgccggcttCCTCAAAGCGTCACCGCCAAGGAATGGAGAGAAGGTGCTCGCACTCTTCCGTCCGACGAGAACCCACCCCCGTTGGCTACCTCCACACCGCCGGGAACGAATCACTTGGCCACATTGAGGCGCCGAGCTCCAACAGGGACAGGAAGAGGCCTCCGTCATGGAGGTAGAGAACCAGCCGACATTGCGGCTGAAGATCGCATCGGCCATGGCGCCGATAGCGTGATTGCGCTCGCAGAAGAACCACCCGGGATAAGGCTGGATCCGCCTGGTCAGGAGCAGCACATCGCCCTTCCTTCTCCCCTTGCCTCCATGGCCGGACAGAGAAGGAGAAAAAACGGCGCAGCCCATGAGCAGAAAGCACCAGCAAGCTAACCTCCACATCGTCGATGCCGAAGACGAAGCCCAGCGGAGGTtctccccctcgcctccacggccgtccAGGAGAAGCTTCACCCAGCTGCAGTCCTCGACCCGCCgcccctcttcctcgccgccacggccggccaagAGGAGCTCCGCGCCAAGGATCTCGCGCCTCTGGGTGTGGAAGACGACCACGATTTTATTGAAGGAGACCGtgctctcctcctccgcctccagctccgaccaccggagaacTAGCTGCAGGGAGAAAAGCCCTAAGAAGCCCTGGATCTGGTCATCTGGACCCCGAGCTCTGCTCCTACTACCGGCAAAACAGCCGAAAactaacctaaccctaatcctaactACTCCGGTGCCCCTCCTagcccatctccggccggctattccagCGGAGAGGGCATCGGGGAGGCCCGGTCGGTGGTGAGGAGCACGCAGGGAACTGTTCACGCGTGAGAGCTGGGAGGGGGGAGAAAGGAACTCATACTGGTCATGGTACTTTTGAGTTGTCATGCTTCCTCGTATAACTGCAGCTTTTTCCGTCTTCGATAAGTAATGTGATGTCGCATTCACGTCAAAGTGGGTTCCACGCACTATATTGTGCAGGGGCACGGACTATCCACTCTTTCACATGGGAAAGATCACCGATCAAAGATATTTTCCTTCTAATATGATAACAGCTATGTAAAACACTAGTACTACGTATAAAAGCGACACGATAGGGCAGATTGTACATGAAAACGGCCTAGCACAACTGATTGGAGGTTTCTCGGATGTGGAATAATATAAAAGCGACACGACACGACATGAAAACGGCATAGCACAACAGATTGTACAAGATGGTGCATGAAAACGGCCTAGCACAACTGATTGGAGGTTTCTCGGATGTGAAATAATACTTTCATGTGGACACTTTTTTATCTAAACAGGTCGACACGACAGTCTGCTAGAACAGTTCAGTCACTGGTGCATATTGCTTATCGCAACATGCAGGACATGTACCACAGGACGTAGGAAAAAGATCGATCATCCAATCATGTACAACATCTCATATGAAAAATACGGTGGGAAATGCTCTCGACTACATCTGGACATTCGACATATTTTTCATTGCTTGCATACGAACATCCGAGAAGCAGTGGAGCTATGCATACGAACGGAGGGAGCACTGTAAGTAAATAAACACTTGGAACGACTCTGCCGGTGGTTCATGAGCCACTCAACCTTGATGATTGACATGAAATAAATATTTTATACTAGTGTACTCCATCATGGGGATATATCCGGAGACCACATAGATTAGTGACGCCTATCTCTCTCTGGTCCTGCTTGCCCCTGTGGAATCAATTGCCATCTCCTTTCTGAACGTTGCTGCCCGCCAACTCCTTCAGCTGTTCGATCCAATGGTTTAGGAAAATAGAGTTAAATTAATAGCAGATGATTCCTTTTTCAACTAATTTAGCGTCAGGTAGTCTGTGATAAGTTCATTGTTTCCTATCTACATGTCACTTTAGGAGTTCGATCAGAAGAAGAATTAACCAAATGAAGAGTGGCAGTAATATTGTAACCTTTGACCTGGATTGTTAGTATGTAGAAAGCTAGAATGACATTTCTTCAGGAATTTAGCGAGCATACGGTAGATAAGTACAGTTAGAATTAATCTTTGCTTCTAGCTAATTGATAGTGTAGGGTGCGGCGGGTGATAAATGTATGAGCaatttgatgccgcgagagtaggtcCCTTTAATTGTATCTAGGGTGTAACTGGGTGCTATGTAAAAACTATTTCTGCTTCTTCTTAATGAATGGAATAGGGCAAATCTTTGCCCTCTTTTCAACGAAAAAAATAGTGTAGGGTGCGGCATAGCTTATATCTCTGTAGTGGAgggatttttttatatatatttggCAATGGCCAAATATCACGAATTGTTCACTGCTACAGGCGGAGAAAAACCATGGCCAAAAATCCAAAAGAAACCCAATCAACTTTGGGTGGTGACAATGTTGTTTAGTACAGACCTAGGATGCATGCCACACACTGGGAACCAGACAAGTGTGCAAGCAAAAAAGAGCCAACTGTAGCGGTTGGTGCGAAGTATACAAGCATGGATAATGTTGATTGTTGAAAATATGTTtcatcaaaaataaataaaaaataattagTAGAAGCTAGATAGCTACCTTTGCAAGGGTTGCCTTGTGAAATCGGTAGccctgaagaagaaaaaaatgacTTAGTGTATGTGCCATGAGATCTTATTTCAGGTGGTTTATGTAAGATAGTAGAACACTACATACTTTGTCCGTTCCGTATATGTAATCACAGTAGGTGAAAACAGGAGCGAAGTTGCTCTTGCTCTGCCCTCCAATGTAGTGGTGGTAGTCATGGTGTTCCGCCCCTCCGTAGAACGGTATATACTTCTCAGCGTTGAACGGTAACTTAAATCTGCAGTACAATAGCTAATTCATATAAGGCACACATTTACAAACCTTTATTTCTTCAGTCATTAAGAAATTAACTTTATTCAGCTATGTTTGAAAAATGAAACTACAGATGTAGTGGAAGTGAGTTACCCGCTGTGAATGTTGAGGCTCTCTACCAGGCGAGCAGCAAACCAGATCCAGAGCGTGGTGACATGGCATGGGACGATAGCCGGGCCGGCAAGGGAGGGGACAGCGAGGATAAGCATCTCGGCCCAGTGTCCATACCACGCGGCATACGCCATGGGAGCCGTGAACTCGTGGTGAACATGGTGGATCTTCTCATAGCCCCATTTTGTGTGCAGCAGACGATGTAGCCAGTAGTTCAGGTAGTCTTCCACCAGGAAGTATACCGTCAGCTGCGCCGCTATCTCCCCCATCGACGGCAGTGGCAGTCCCGTCCGTATGTCCATTATCTAACACCACACAAGTATATAAACTCAGTTGTATGTTCGATCCATGTATCTGTCAATTTTATAGGAACTTCAATTCCTAGCATAGGTGCTAATTACTTGGCATGTTCTTACTCTTATTGTTTTTTCTGTCATGGTGGTGACTTTTAAGTAGGGATACCAGTTGGAACTGGTATGCACCATGTCCACACACGTATGCTCTATCGGCATTCCAATTTTAGGTAGCTAGTACTTATCCAGATAAAAGACCTAAGTCACGTTTTTTTAACCTTTATCCAACGAGGCTCAGTGTGCAGTTGTTGAACCTTGTGGTGCTGAACTTACAATACAATCTTCTTGGAGACAAATAGAGACACAAATATGTAAG contains:
- the LOC124699427 gene encoding very-long-chain aldehyde decarbonylase GL1-10-like, translating into MLPYSTAGEAEAALGRALTWAEAAWLRYSASVPDCYLHWPNIAITLVVYTLAPLPLVLFDLAAPEIAAPYKLQPKVQHPPAAFFRCYMDAVRVSLLTIGPYQLISYPAAKIMDIRTGLPLPSMGEIAAQLTVYFLVEDYLNYWLHRLLHTKWGYEKIHHVHHEFTAPMAYAAWYGHWAEMLILAVPSLAGPAIVPCHVTTLWIWFAARLVESLNIHSGFKLPFNAEKYIPFYGGAEHHDYHHYIGGQSKSNFAPVFTYCDYIYGTDKGYRFHKATLAKLKELAGSNVQKGDGN